One window of Trichoderma breve strain T069 chromosome 3, whole genome shotgun sequence genomic DNA carries:
- a CDS encoding cobW/HypB/UreG, nucleotide-binding domain-containing protein — MSHSHDGVSHSHGGVSAQEHGHSHEILDGPGSYIGREMPIVEGRTWSDRAFTIGIGGPVGSGKTALMLALCLALREKYSLAAVTNDIFTREDAEFLTRHAALPPQRIRAIETGGCPHAAVREDISANLAALEDLHAEFDSDLLLIESGGDNLAANYSRELADFIIYVIDVSGGDKVPRKGGPGITQSDLLVVNKTDLAEAVGADLGVMERDARKMREGGPTVFAQVKKDVGVDHIVNLILSAWKASGAEEERRSRGGPRPTEGIEGLKKEA, encoded by the exons ATGTCGCATTCTCACGACGGTGTTTCGCATTCCCACGGCGGCGTGTCTGCGCAAGAGCACGGCCACTCTCACGAGATTCTCGATGGTCCCGGCAGCTACATAGGCCGTGAGATGCCCATCGTCGAGGGCCGCACCTGGTCAGATCGCGCATTCACAATTGGAATCGGCGG CCCTGTTGGTTCAGGTAAGACAGCCCTGATGCTGGCGCTGTGCCTCGCCCTCCGAGAGAAATACTCTCTCGCCGCCGTCACAAACGACATCTTCACTAGAGAAGATGCCGAATTCCTCACTCGCCACGCTGCTCTCCCCCCGCAGCGCATCCGTGCCATTGAAACCGGTGGCTGCCCTCACGCCGCCGTCCGCGAGGATATCTCTGCCAACCTTGCCGCCCTGGAGGATCTCCACGCCGAGTTCGATTCAGATCTGTTGCTCATCGAGTCGGGAGGCGACAACCTGGCCGCCAACTACAGCCGCGAGCTTGCTGACTTTATCATCTATGTCATTGACGTGAGTGGCGGCGACAAGGTGCCTAGGAAAGGTGGCCCTGGTATCACACAGAGTGATCTGCTGGTGGTGAACAAGACGGATTTGGCGGAGGCTGTGGGTGCTGATTTGGGCGTTATGGAGAGGGATGCGAGAAAGATGCGGGAGGGAGGACCTACGGTGTTCGCGcaggtgaagaaggatgtTGGTGTGGATCACATTGTGAATCTCATTTTGAGCGCGTGGAAGGCGAGTGGtgccgaggaggagaggaggagtcGTGGAGGGCCGAGGCCGACGGAGGGTATTGAggggctgaagaaggaggcatAG